One genomic segment of Candidatus Alcyoniella australis includes these proteins:
- a CDS encoding aminodeoxychorismate/anthranilate synthase component II: MSRPLILIDNYDSFSFNLVQAFGAMGARVVVFRNDRITVGKVLDLDPSRIVISPGPGRPQGAGISMPLIEAAAGRVPLLGVCLGHQCLAQLYGGTIVHAPRMVHGKTVRIEHCGKGLFDGLDQNFTAGCYNSLMVRDAELPAELEVSARCADDTRSIMGLRHLEHPLFGVQFHPESFLTEDGGRLLRNFLEGCW; the protein is encoded by the coding sequence TTGAGCCGGCCACTGATCCTGATCGATAACTACGATTCGTTTAGCTTTAACTTGGTCCAGGCGTTTGGCGCCATGGGTGCGCGGGTCGTTGTTTTCCGCAACGACCGGATCACGGTCGGCAAAGTCCTCGACCTCGATCCGTCGCGGATCGTGATCTCCCCCGGACCGGGTCGACCGCAAGGCGCCGGAATCAGCATGCCGCTGATCGAGGCTGCGGCCGGACGCGTTCCGCTGCTCGGCGTCTGTTTGGGCCATCAATGCCTGGCGCAGCTCTACGGCGGCACAATCGTCCACGCGCCGCGGATGGTCCACGGCAAGACGGTCAGGATCGAGCATTGCGGCAAGGGGTTGTTCGATGGCCTTGATCAAAATTTTACGGCCGGCTGCTACAACAGCCTTATGGTCCGGGACGCCGAGCTACCCGCCGAACTGGAGGTGAGCGCGCGTTGCGCCGATGACACGCGTTCAATCATGGGCCTGCGACACCTGGAGCACCCGCTGTTCGGCGTGCAGTTTCATCCGGAGAGCTTCCTCACCGAAGACGGCGGTCGGTTGTTGCGCAACTTCCTGGAGGGTTGCTGGTGA
- the hutU gene encoding urocanate hydratase: MPRIVSPKPGMPAPHGTQLHCKGWAQEAALRMLINNLDADVAEKPEELVVYGGRGKAARNIEAYHAIVEALQDLEDDETLLVQSGKAVGIVRTHQDAPRVLIANSNLVGAWANWEHFRELERKGLMMYGQMTAGSWIYIGTQGIVQGTYETFAAAARKHFDSDLSGRLVLSAGLGGMGGAQPLAATLNGAAFLGVEVDRERIARRIQTGYCDMLVEDLDRALELVLEAKAQGRALSVGLLGNAADVYPQIARRGIVPDLVTDQTSAHDALEGYVPNQLPYGEALALRRSDPERYQRLAYEAIVVQVQAMLAMLDSGSHVFDYGNAIRAQAAKQGLERAFDFPGFVPAYIRPLFCEGKGPFRWAALSGDPEDIRATDRALLEAFPEDQTLRRWLELANEKVRFQGLPSRICWLGYGARARAGEIFNRLVASGEVKAPLVIGRDHLDCGSVASPYRETEAMRDGSDAIADWPILNALTNTACGASWVSFHHGGGVGIGLSLHAGMVIVADGSEAAGRRLQRVLTADPATGVMRHADAGYELAKQTARERGVKLG, from the coding sequence ATGCCCCGCATAGTCTCACCTAAACCGGGCATGCCCGCGCCCCACGGCACGCAGCTGCATTGCAAGGGTTGGGCCCAGGAGGCGGCCTTGCGGATGCTGATCAACAACCTCGACGCGGACGTGGCCGAGAAGCCCGAGGAACTCGTGGTCTACGGCGGACGGGGCAAAGCGGCGCGCAACATCGAGGCCTATCACGCCATTGTCGAGGCGCTGCAGGACCTGGAGGACGACGAGACCTTACTAGTGCAATCGGGCAAGGCGGTGGGGATCGTGCGCACCCACCAGGACGCGCCGCGGGTCTTGATCGCCAACTCCAACCTGGTCGGCGCCTGGGCCAATTGGGAACACTTCCGCGAGCTCGAGCGCAAGGGCCTGATGATGTACGGCCAGATGACCGCGGGCTCGTGGATCTACATCGGCACCCAGGGGATCGTCCAGGGGACCTACGAGACGTTCGCCGCGGCCGCGCGTAAACATTTCGACTCGGACCTCAGCGGGCGGCTGGTGCTCTCGGCGGGCCTGGGCGGCATGGGCGGCGCTCAGCCGTTGGCCGCCACGCTCAACGGCGCGGCGTTCCTCGGCGTGGAGGTCGATCGCGAACGGATCGCGCGGCGGATCCAGACCGGGTACTGCGACATGCTGGTCGAGGATCTCGACCGGGCGCTGGAGTTGGTGCTCGAGGCCAAGGCGCAGGGCCGCGCGCTGTCGGTCGGGCTGCTGGGCAACGCGGCCGACGTCTACCCCCAGATCGCACGGCGCGGGATAGTACCCGACCTGGTGACCGATCAGACCAGCGCCCACGACGCGTTGGAGGGGTACGTGCCCAACCAACTGCCCTACGGCGAGGCGCTCGCGTTACGCCGTAGCGACCCCGAGCGCTATCAGCGGTTGGCCTACGAGGCGATCGTCGTCCAGGTGCAAGCGATGTTGGCGATGCTCGATAGCGGCTCGCACGTGTTCGACTACGGCAACGCGATCCGCGCCCAGGCCGCCAAACAAGGGCTCGAACGCGCCTTCGACTTTCCGGGATTCGTGCCGGCCTACATCAGGCCGCTGTTCTGCGAGGGCAAGGGTCCGTTTCGCTGGGCCGCGCTCTCGGGCGACCCCGAGGACATCCGCGCCACGGACCGCGCGTTGCTCGAGGCGTTTCCCGAGGATCAAACCCTGCGGCGCTGGCTCGAGCTGGCCAACGAGAAAGTTCGTTTCCAGGGGCTGCCCTCGCGCATCTGCTGGCTGGGGTACGGAGCCCGGGCCCGGGCCGGAGAGATTTTCAATCGGCTCGTGGCCTCCGGCGAGGTCAAGGCGCCGCTGGTGATCGGCCGCGATCATCTCGACTGCGGTTCCGTGGCCAGCCCGTACCGCGAGACCGAGGCGATGCGCGACGGTTCGGACGCGATCGCCGACTGGCCGATCCTCAACGCGTTGACCAACACCGCCTGCGGAGCGTCGTGGGTCAGCTTCCACCACGGCGGCGGCGTGGGCATCGGACTGAGCCTGCACGCCGGAATGGTGATCGTGGCCGACGGCAGCGAGGCCGCGGGGCGCAGACTGCAACGCGTGTTGACCGCCGACCCGGCCACGGGCGTGATGCGTCATGCGGATGCGGGCTACGAGTTGGCCAAACAGACCGCTCGCGAACGCGGCGTCAAACTCGGCTGA
- a CDS encoding (2Fe-2S)-binding protein — translation MSKTIVCRCEDVTQAQIEQAIKDGMRDIESLKRYLAIGTGPCQGKNCLVIVARMLEQAGVPCEQIQPITPRPPLIPTPLDFFIGQDDEADGG, via the coding sequence ATGTCCAAGACCATTGTCTGCCGCTGCGAGGACGTGACCCAGGCCCAGATCGAACAAGCGATCAAGGACGGCATGCGCGACATCGAGTCGCTCAAGCGCTACTTGGCGATCGGCACCGGCCCCTGTCAGGGCAAGAACTGCCTGGTGATCGTGGCGCGGATGCTCGAGCAGGCCGGGGTGCCGTGCGAGCAGATTCAGCCGATCACGCCGCGACCGCCGCTGATCCCCACGCCGCTCGATTTCTTCATCGGGCAAGACGACGAGGCCGATGGCGGCTGA